In Festucalex cinctus isolate MCC-2025b chromosome 21, RoL_Fcin_1.0, whole genome shotgun sequence, one genomic interval encodes:
- the dlgap2b gene encoding discs large associated protein 2b isoform X11 yields MSAMKKVLPWLLQTHCCLFLDKDSDQTFTPWSRSRKFNETRHLPPARNMKGLSGSRSQHQIPLPHGLDYDPHVYDLHTHHGSDSRHTSYLLSPTESCPMDFQHRYSPRSSIHSDCMMMSPVVMPPVAVSDHISSSTFPRMHYSSQYYDSATRDDCVAITASATSPAVAAAAAAAAASSHHAGTKSNRLPANLLDQFEKQMPLHRDGFHTLQYQRTSTTAEQRSESPGRIRHLVHSVQKLFTKSHSLEGSSKMNGTKGDIIGGGGSGSYHHHGHQPNKHGSKRSKSKERKHRSGGWWSSDDNLDSDSTYRTPSVMSRHHGEHITHCYPDSIHGHHFGDLSLKTSKSNNDVKCIACDNMAMAPEGKFMKRSSWSTLTVSQAKEAYRKSSLNLEKTMMHTDLKPSRTCHYLQVPQDDWGGYPGEKDDEIPCRRMRSSSYVKAMGEVDDDSGDSESPKTSPQKGVRPDALVLKSAMQRPHFDSHSPGYRLQTMREMRAHPSVTLDPAITFHPPPFRSRNQSYMRAVSTLSQASCVSQVSETEINGQFESVCESVFSEVESQAMEALDLPGSFRTRSHSYLRAIQAGYSQDDDCLPSMTSSTVTSTLRSTTEGYDVVDATSFLNDDMIEDDDGASSSAYAELERLERETVAARSQHSTSSTVTAISVPPATPPSYRVPSASPMAATEPPVPQAIQAFKESANMVAAFNMQWKDEISAMRYELAELRRDVCGELKTFNSNFFNFTQCYNMWTLCREPCSDGATQTQDRVSIGIQAGSSWSIRQHTQDKSVMCQPEPAPFSIMDLMNPPRIEIIEGTPESTPEGSGSPASPLPIEDFPWEINKKQRVPKPQEMCGHTGGHRSASLELWCRKYTSGPMSYMSMSF; encoded by the exons ACCAGACGTTTACACCTTGGTCCCGGTCTCGGAAGTTCAATGAAACCAGACACCTCCCTCCGGCCAGGAACATGAAGGGCTTATCAGGCAGCCGCTCCCAACACCAGATCCCTTTACCCCATGGCCTTGACTATGACCCCCACGTGTACGATCTCCACACGCACCATGGCTCGGACTCCCGCCACACCTCCTACCTGCTCAGCCCAACAGAGAGCTGCCCTATGGACTTCCAACATCGCTACTCGCCACGAAGCTCCATCCACTCCGACTGTATGATGATGTCCCCGGTTGTGATGCCTCCTGTCGCCGTGTCCGACCACATCTCCAGCAGCACCTTCCCCCGAATGCACTACAGCTCCCAGTATTATGATTCAGCAACTCGGGACGACTGCGTCGCCATAACCGCCTCCGCCACCTCGCCGGCGgttgccgccgccgcagccgcggccgccgcctcctcgcaCCACGCCGGCACCAAGAGTAATCGCCTCCCCGCCAATCTGCTGGATCAGTTTGAGAAGCAAATGCCACTACACCGAGATGGCTTCCACACGTTACAGTACCAGCGCACATCCACCACCGCCGAACAACGCAGCGAGAGTCCCGGCCGCATCAGACACCTTGTTCATTCAGTCCAGAAGCTCTTCACAAAGTCCCACTCCCTGGAGGGATCGTCGAAGATGAACGGCACAAAAGGCGACATCATAGGAGGTGGAGGATCAGGGAGTTACCATCATCACGGCCATCAGCCCAACAAACATGGTAGCAAGAGGAGCAAGAGCAAAGAGCGTAAGCACCGATCTGGTGGCTGGTGGAGCTCTGACGACAATCTGGATAGCGACAGCACCTATCGCACTCCCAGCGTTATGTCACGACACCACGGGGAACACATCACCCACTGTTACCCGGATTCCATACACGGACACCATTTTGGAGACCTGTCACTCAAGACCTCGAAGAGTAACAACGATGTCAAGTGCATAGCCTGTGACAATATGGCAATGGCGCCCGAAGGCAAATTCATGAAGAGGAGCTCCTGGTCTACGCTGACGGTGAGCCAGGCTAAGGAGGCCTACAGAAAGTCATCACTCAACCTGGAGAAAACCATGATGCACACAGACCTTAAGCCTTCACGGACCTGTCACTATCTACAG GTACCACAAGATGATTGGGGAGGATACCCCGGTGAGAAGGATGATGAGATCCCATGTCGGCGGATGAGGAGCAGTAGCTATGTCAAAGCTATGGGAGAGGTGGATGATGACAGTGGCGATTCGGAAAGCCCCAAGACCTCCCCGCAGAAAGGCGTTCGGCCGGATGCGCTGGTCCTCAAATCAGCCATGCAGAGACCCCATTTCGACTCCCATAG CCCGGGCTACCGCTTGCAAACCATGAGGGAAATGCGGGCCCACCCGAGCGTTACGCTGGACCCGGCCATCACCTTTCATCCACCGCCCTTCCGCTCTCGCAACCAGAGTTACATGCGCGCCGTCAGCACCCTCAGTCAGGCTAGCTGCGTCAGCCAG GTGAGTGAGACTGAGATCAATGGCCAGTTTGAGTCAGTTTGCGAGTCCGTTTTTAGCGAAGTAGAATCCCAGGCTATGGAGGCCTTGGACCTGCCCGGTTCGTTCCGCACTCGAAGCCACAGTTACCTCCGTGCAATACAGGCTGGTTATTCCCAAGATGACGACTGCTTGCCTTCAATGACATCCTCCACTGTCACTTCAACTCTCAGATCCACAACAG AGGGATATGATGTTGTGGATGCGACCTCTTTTCTAAATGACGACATGATAGAGGACGATGACGGTGCCAGCTCCTCTGCCTATGCAGAGCTGGAGCGGCTGGAGAGGGAGACGGTGGCTGCTCGCAGCCAGCACAGCACCAGCTCCACCGTCACGGCCATCTCCGTGCCGCCGGCGACGCCACCGTCGTACAGGGTCCCCAGTGCCTCGCCCATGGCTGCTACCGAGCCACCGGTCCCTCAAGCCATCCAGGCCTTCAAGGAATCCGCAAACATGGTCGCCGCCTTCAACATGCAGTGGAAGGACGAAATCTCCGCCATGCGCTACGAGCTGGCGGAGCTGCGGCGCGACGTCTGCGGGGAGCTGAAGACGTTCAACAGCAACTTCTTCAACTTCACCCAGTGCTACAACATGTGGACGTTGTGCCGCGAGCCGTGCAGCGACGGCGCCACGCAGACGCAGGACCGAGTGTCCATCGGGATCCAAGCAGGATCCAGCTGGTCGATTCGGCAGCATACGCAGGACAAGTCGGTTATGTGCCAGCCCGAGCCGGCGCCGTTCAGCATCATGGATTTAATGAACCCGCCCCGGATCGAGATCATAGAGGGAACCCCCGAGAGCACCCCGGAGGGCTCGGGCAGCCCCGCGAGTCCGCTTCCGATCGAGGACTTCCCATGGGAGATCAACAAAAAGCAACGGGTCCCGAAACCGCAAGAAATGTGCGGCCACACAGGCGGTCACAGAAGTGCCAGTCTTGAACTGTGGTGCAGAAAGTACACCAGTGGGCCCATGTCGTATATGTCCATGTCCTTCTAA